A genomic segment from Dendropsophus ebraccatus isolate aDenEbr1 chromosome 7, aDenEbr1.pat, whole genome shotgun sequence encodes:
- the MRPS26 gene encoding small ribosomal subunit protein mS26, which produces MLQIPRAPLLLLRVSCAPCITPSRGRKSRNDQPAKSKASRIKYPPMVCIEELLNVQHRYREYTTILAAMRADFKEEMLRARFEQQVGSFAEQRLHLEAMEHAALMALNKEENNKALRRRLERLKVEERAFKTLKKETAKLREEAELQAQRERELEIEKLQELSKTFITPENLVERIEAALDNPKSYNFCLDRDGRVLRQGASQS; this is translated from the exons ATGCTCCAGATACCCCGGGCCCCTCTGCTGCTCCTCCGTGTCTCCTGTGCTCCCTGCATAACACCCTCCAGGGGGCGCAAGTCCCGCAATGATCAACCTGCAAAGTCTAAAGCTTCTCGGATCAAGTATCCTCCGATGGTTTGTATAGAGGAGCTGCTGAACGTGCAGCACCGCTACCGGGAATACACCACCATCCTGGCCGCCATGAG GGCTGACTTTAAAGAAGAGATGCTCCGGGCGCGTTTCGAGCAACAGGTGGGCTCCTTTGCTGAACAGCGTCTTCACCTGGAGGCCATGGAACACGCAGCTCTTATGGCCTTGAACAAGGAGGAGAACAATAAAGCTCTGCGCAGGAG GTTGGAACGTTTGAAGGTGGAGGAGCGAGCCTTCAAGACCCTCAAGAAAGAGACTGCCAAGCTGAGAGAGGAGGCCGAGCTGCAGGCGCAGCGGGAGCGAGAGCTGGAGATCGAGAAGCTTCAG GAACTCTCCAAAACTTTCATCACTCCTGAAAACCTGGTGGAGAGAATCGAGGCGGCTCTGGACAATCCCAAATCCTACAACTTCTGCCTGGATCGGGACGGGAGGGTCCTGAGGCAGGGGGCCAGCCAGTCCTGA